A region of Solanum dulcamara chromosome 7, daSolDulc1.2, whole genome shotgun sequence DNA encodes the following proteins:
- the LOC129893924 gene encoding neutral ceramidase 2-like: MGVSVCLKGEVGRSVGMIWLALLLLLLSQGNGRGGVEASNYLIGLGSYDITGPAADVNMMGYANMEQIVSGVHFRLRARTFIVAEPQGKRVAFVNLDACMASQIVTIKVLERLKARYGNLYTEQNVAISGIHTHAGPGGYLQYVVYIVTSLGFVRQSFDAVVNGIEQSIIQAHENLRPGSIFVNKGELLDAGVNRSPSAYLNNPAGERGKYKYNVDKEMTLLKFTDDEWGPVGSFNWFATHGTSMSRTNSLISGDNKGAAARFMEDWFDQKNTEPSNFTISKASELPRRVSNIIPIVSGKHHELLELAASFQSSPGKPVTRLMSVARRVRSALRLADRPKFVSAFCQSNCGDVSPNVLGAFCIDTGLPCDFNHSTCGGKNELCYGRGPGYPDEFESTRIIGERQFKKAVELFDKATEQVKGKIDFRHTYVDFSNLEVTVTKEGGSTETVKTCPPAMGFAFAAGTTDGPGAFDFKQGDDQGNAFWRLVRNLLKTPGAEQIKCQHPKPILLDTGEMKVPYDWAPSILPVQILRIGQLVILSVPGEFTTMAGRRLRDTVKMVLTSGGTKEFDSNIHVMLAGLTNTYSQYITTFEEYEIQRYEGASTLYGPHTLSAYIQQFKTLASALITGKNLQAGPQPPDLLEKQISLLAPVVMDAAPFGSKFGDLITDVPQSSMFKRGDLVSVSFWSACPRNDLMTEGTFALVEILHGKDTWVPAYDDDDFCLRFIWSRPAKLSPRSKATIEWRIPESAASGVYRIRHFGAAKALLGSVKHFEGSSSAFVVA, translated from the exons ATGGGGGTATCTGTTTGTCTGAAAGGTGAGGTTGGGAGATCTGTAGGGATGATTTGGTTGGCTCTGTTGCTGTTGTTATTATCACAAGGGAATGGAAGAGGAGGAGTGGAAGCTTCCAATTACTTAATTGGGCTTGGAAGCTATGATATAACTGGTCCGGCTGCTGATGTCAACATGATGGGATATGCTAACATGGAACAGATTGTGTCGGGTGTTCACTTCAGATTGCGAGCTCGTACCTTCATTGTAGCTGAACCTCAAGGGAAGCGTGTTGCTTTCGTGAACCTTGATGCTTGCATGGCCTCGCAGATTGTAACCATCAAAGTTCTTGAGAGATTGAAGGCTAG GTATGGGAATCTTTACACCGAACAAAATGTTGCTATTAGTGGGATTCACACCCATGCTGGCCCTGGTGGTTATCTACAATACGTAGTATATATCGTAACATCTCTGGGTTTTGTCCGTCAATCATTTGATGCTGTAGTTAATGGGATTGAGCAAAGTATCATACAAGCTCATGAAAACCTCCGACCTGGATCAATATTTGTCAATAAAG GGGAGCTACTGGATGCTGGTGTGAATCGTAGCCCTAGTGCTTATTTGAATAATCCTGCTGGAGAACGTGGTAAATATAAGTACAATGTTGACAAAGAAATGACCCTTTTAAAGTTTACTGATGATGAATGGGGTCCAGTAGGCAGCTTTAATTGGTTTGCAACTCATGGAACTTCTATGAGTCGAACCAACTCTTTGATTAGTGGGGACAACAAAGGAGCTGCTGCACGGTTTATGGAAGACTGGTTTGATCAGAAAAATACTGAACCATCAAACTTTACTATATCTAAAGCGAGCGAACTTCCCCGAAGAGTCTCAAACATCATACCAATTGTTAGTGGGAAGC ATCATGAGCTACTAGAACTTGCTGCTTCTTTCCAGTCTTCTCCAGGTAAGCCAGTCACAAGGTTAATGAGCGTGGCCAGACGTGTCAGAAGTGCCTTAAGGTTGGCTGATCGGCCGAAATTTGTTTCTGCTTTTTGTCAATCCAACTGTGGTGATGTAAGTCCCAATGTGCTCGGTGCGTTCTGCATAGACACAGGGCTTCCTTGTGACTTCAATCATAGTACATGCGGTGGAAAGAACGAGTTATGTTATGGTCGAGGACCAGG ATACCCAGATGAATTTGAGAGTACACGCATCATTGGGGAGAGACAATTTAAAAAAGCTGTTGAGCTTTTCGATAAAGCAACAGAGCAAGTAAAGGGCAAGATTGATTTTCGTCACACCTATGTGGACTTCTCCAATCTTGAGGTGACAGTTACAAAAGAGGGTGGTAGTACTGAAACAGTTAAAACCTGTCCTCCTGCAATGGGGTTTGCATTTGCTGCCGGTACAACTGATGGGCCCGGAGCATTTGATTTTAAGCAGGGAGATGACCAG GGAAATGCTTTCTGGAGGTTGGTGCGAAACTTGCTTAAAACACCAGGCGCCGAACAAATTAAGTGTCAACATCCGAAGCCCATTTTGCTTGATACTGGTGAAATGAAGGTTCCCTATGATTGGGCA CCTTCAATACTTCCTGTTCAGATTCTAAGAATAGGGCAGCTGGTCATTCTCAGTGTTCCTGGAG AATTCACTACAATGGCGGGTAGACGCCTGCGAGATACTGTGAAAATGGTGCTCACGAGTGGGGGTACCAAGGAGTTTGATAGCAATATTCATGTTATGCTTGCTGGATTGACTAATACATATTCACAATATATAACCACCTTTGAGGAGTACGAGATTCAGAGATATGAG GGTGCCTCTACACTGTACGGTCCACATACACTTAGCGCTTACATCCAACAGTTCAAGACGCTAGCGTCTGCTCTTATCACAGGAAAGAACTTGCAAGCAGGCCCTCAACCCCCTGATTTGCTAGAAAAGCAGATAAGCTTGTTGGCACCTGTTGTAATGGACGCGGCACCATTTGGTTCCAAATTCGGCGACTTAATCACCGATGTTCCTCAAAGTTCCATGTTCAAGAGGGGTGACCTTGTCTCGGTTTCTTTCTGGTCAgcatgccccagaaatgatctCATGACTGAAGGTACATTTGCCCTCGTCGAGATTCTTCATGGAAAGGACACTTGGGTGCCTGCTTATGATGACGATGATTTCTGCCTTCGGTTTATATGGTCGAGACCTGCTAAACTCAGCCCTCGTAGTAAGGCAACAATCGAGTGGAGGATACCAGAATCAGCTGCTTCAGGTGTGTATAGAATCAGACATTTTGGTGCTGCAAAGGCTCTTTTGGGTTCAGTTAAGCATTTTGAAGGTTCATCTAGTGCTTTTGTGGTTGCCTGA
- the LOC129895453 gene encoding uncharacterized protein LOC129895453 isoform X1 — MTSESIDLNEEVGDHEEAIEVISDESEKIIEENNSTSCGNYVSNKRVRQYVRSKLPRLRWTPELHLSFVSAIDRLGGQERATPKLVLQMMNVRGLSIAHVKSHLQMFRSKKLGEFGQVLSRGHRTNQGRSYLYGKLSQRLFNPLQDFKMKNGAIVLARNFNDDDNVNNNNFQNSFARSQHETKEKFSRYLEWSSNQETNNLLRMKILENHEICPVRQRHFLEENRWPPCEFNQNKLNSQSLFHHTGPKWSCTYNSLGPKFKTPLRFEMKQDKVFIKEKDYCLPDLQLGLRRTEDNNINEKIIHQNNNKMEYSDINTMLSLSLPSYSSSAT; from the exons ATGACAAGTGAGTCCATTGATCTGAATGAAGAAGTTGGTGATCATGAAGAAGCCATTGAAGTTATTAGTGATGAAAGTGAGaaaattatagaagaaaataatagtACTAGCTGTGGGAATTATGTAAGTAACAAGAGAGTTAGACAATATGTAAGATCAAAATTACCAAGGCTAAGATGGACTCCTGAACTTCATCTCTCTTTTGTTAGTGCCATTGATAGACTTGGTGGTCAAGAAA GAGCAACTCCAAAATTGGTTCTTCAAATGATGAATGTGAGAGGACTCAGCATTGCCCATGTAAAAAGTCACCTCCAG ATGTTTCGAAGCAAGAAACTTGGAGAATTTGGACAAG TACTAAGCCGTGGTCATAGGACAAATCAAGGAAGAAGTTACCTCTATGGAAAATTAAGCCAAAGATTGTTTAACCctcttcaagacttcaaaatGAAGAATGGTGCAATTGTTTTAGCAAGGAATTTtaatgatgatgacaatgttaaTAACAACAATTTCCAAAATTCATTTGCAAGATCTCAACATGAAACAAAGGAAAAATTCTCCAG ATACTTGGAATGGTCTTCCAATCAAGAAACCAACAATTTGTTGAGAATGAAAATCTtggaaaatcatgaaatttgtcCTGTTAGGCAAAGAcattttcttgaagaaaacaGGTGGCCTCCATgtgaattcaatcaaaataaattgaattctCAATCTTTGTTTCATCATACTGGACCAAAATGGAGTTGCACATATAACAGCCTTGGTCCAAAATTTAAGACCCCTCTTAGATTTGAG ATGAAACAAGACAAGGTGTTCATTAAAGAAAAAGATTATTGTCTGCCTGATTTGCAATTGGGATTGAGAAGAACTGAAGACAATAATATTAATGAGAAAATTATtcaccaaaataataataagatggAGTACTCAGATATAAACACTATGCTCTCTCTTTCTTTGCCTTCTTATTCATCAAGTGCAACCTAA
- the LOC129895453 gene encoding uncharacterized protein LOC129895453 isoform X2 yields the protein MTSESIDLNEEVGDHEEAIEVISDESEKIIEENNSTSCGNYVSNKRVRQYVRSKLPRLRWTPELHLSFVSAIDRLGGQERATPKLVLQMMNVRGLSIAHMFRSKKLGEFGQVLSRGHRTNQGRSYLYGKLSQRLFNPLQDFKMKNGAIVLARNFNDDDNVNNNNFQNSFARSQHETKEKFSRYLEWSSNQETNNLLRMKILENHEICPVRQRHFLEENRWPPCEFNQNKLNSQSLFHHTGPKWSCTYNSLGPKFKTPLRFEMKQDKVFIKEKDYCLPDLQLGLRRTEDNNINEKIIHQNNNKMEYSDINTMLSLSLPSYSSSAT from the exons ATGACAAGTGAGTCCATTGATCTGAATGAAGAAGTTGGTGATCATGAAGAAGCCATTGAAGTTATTAGTGATGAAAGTGAGaaaattatagaagaaaataatagtACTAGCTGTGGGAATTATGTAAGTAACAAGAGAGTTAGACAATATGTAAGATCAAAATTACCAAGGCTAAGATGGACTCCTGAACTTCATCTCTCTTTTGTTAGTGCCATTGATAGACTTGGTGGTCAAGAAA GAGCAACTCCAAAATTGGTTCTTCAAATGATGAATGTGAGAGGACTCAGCATTGCCCAT ATGTTTCGAAGCAAGAAACTTGGAGAATTTGGACAAG TACTAAGCCGTGGTCATAGGACAAATCAAGGAAGAAGTTACCTCTATGGAAAATTAAGCCAAAGATTGTTTAACCctcttcaagacttcaaaatGAAGAATGGTGCAATTGTTTTAGCAAGGAATTTtaatgatgatgacaatgttaaTAACAACAATTTCCAAAATTCATTTGCAAGATCTCAACATGAAACAAAGGAAAAATTCTCCAG ATACTTGGAATGGTCTTCCAATCAAGAAACCAACAATTTGTTGAGAATGAAAATCTtggaaaatcatgaaatttgtcCTGTTAGGCAAAGAcattttcttgaagaaaacaGGTGGCCTCCATgtgaattcaatcaaaataaattgaattctCAATCTTTGTTTCATCATACTGGACCAAAATGGAGTTGCACATATAACAGCCTTGGTCCAAAATTTAAGACCCCTCTTAGATTTGAG ATGAAACAAGACAAGGTGTTCATTAAAGAAAAAGATTATTGTCTGCCTGATTTGCAATTGGGATTGAGAAGAACTGAAGACAATAATATTAATGAGAAAATTATtcaccaaaataataataagatggAGTACTCAGATATAAACACTATGCTCTCTCTTTCTTTGCCTTCTTATTCATCAAGTGCAACCTAA
- the LOC129895577 gene encoding uncharacterized protein LOC129895577 produces MRNAIRCCIACILPCGALDVIRIVHSNGKVEEISDSHIKASQIMKLHPKHILKKPTYSYSSSNDQEISSPKIVIVPPDAELQRGKIYFLMPMPSSCSSSSSSSSSSSIPREKSRTRSRSSTRNKKMRQVTSEGRENEYNANLLNISDDQYLSDILSEKMSTQRDKRRGRVGVWRPHLESISEIATES; encoded by the coding sequence ATGAGAAATGCAATTAGATGTTGCATAGCTTGTATTCTTCCATGTGGTGCACTTGATGTCATTAGAATTGTTCATTCTAATGGTAAAGTTGAAGAAATTAGTGATTCTCATATAAAAGCCTCACAAATTATGAAACTTCATCCCAAACACATCTTAAAAAAACCAACATATTCATATTCATCATCAAATGATCAAGAAATTTCTAGTCCAAAAATTGTTATAGTCCCTCCTGATGCTGAGCTACAACGCGGCAAGATTTACTTCCTCATGCCAATGCCATCATCGTGctcttcctcctcctcatcttcttcttcttcttctattccTCGTGAAAAGTCAAGAACTCGTTCTAGATCATCCACGAGGAATAAGAAGATGAGGCAGGTTACATCAGAGGGACGTGAAAATGAGTACAATGCTAACCTATTGAATATTTCTGATGATCAATATCTAAGCGATATTTTATCGGAAAAAATGTCCACACAAAGGGataaaagaagaggaagagttGGAGTATGGAGACCTCATCTAGAAAGCATCTCTGAGATTGCCACTGAATCATGA